TGCGGGACGTGAGCATGGCCTTCGGCGGCAGGACCGTCCTGGAGTCCGTCTCGCTGGACATCGCACCGGGCAGTGTCGTCGCACTGCTCGGTGCGAACGGGGCCGGCAAGTCCACGCTCATCAAGATCCTGTCCGGCGTCCACACGGACCACGGCGGCGAAGTGACGGTGAACGGGGTGCCGGCCGCGCTCCAATCACCGCTCGCCGCCCGCCAGCTGGGCATCCAGACGGTGCACCAGCGGATCGGCGAGGGCATCGTGCCCGGCCTCACCGTCGCCGAGAACCTGGTCTTCGAGGAGCTGGCCCAGGCACGCGGCAACCCGTTCCTCAACGGGCGCCGCGTGCTCGCCCGCGCCCGCGAGATCCAGTCGGCCCTCGACCTCGGCTGGAGCGACGCCCTGCTCAAACGGGACGTCACCGAACTCGGCATCTCCGACCGCCAGTTGCTCATCCTGGCCCGAGCCCTGGCCACCCGCCCGAGGCTCCTGGTCCTCGACGAACCGACGTCCGCGCTCTCCGCGGCGGAGGCGGAGCGACTGTTCGCCCTGGTCGAGAGGATGCGCGAGGACGGCATCGCGGTCCTCTACGTCTCCCACCGCCTCGGCGAGATCGACGCGCTGGCGGACCGGCTGGTCGTCCTGCGAGACGGCCGTCTCACCGAGGACCAGGTCAAGCCCTTCGACTGGGACAGCGCCCTGCGCGCCATGCTCGCCCAGGCCCAGGAGGCGACCACCGCACGTCCACAACGCGAGGGCGAGCAGGGCGAGACGCTCCTCTCCCTGCGCGGCGTACGGCTCCTGGAGGGCCGCACCCCCCAGGACCTGAACCTGCGAGCAGGCGAAGTCACCGGCATCGTCGGCCTGTTGGGCGCAGGCAAGACGGAGTTGGCCCGAGGCCTCTTCGGCGCCGAACCGTTCACCACGGGAGCCGTGGAGCTGGACGGCAAGGCGTACGAGCCGCGCCGCCCCGCCGACGCCATCCGGGCCGGCATCCACCTGGTCCCCGAGGACCGGCACGCGGACGCCCTGGTCCCCGGCTGGTCGCTCGCCCAGAACATCTCCCTCCCGTTCCTCAAGTCGCTCTCGACGGCCGGGCTGGTGAACCGCTCCAAGGAGGACGCCCTCGGCCGCGACACCATCGAGGCCCTCGGTGTCGTCGCCCGCGACGAGCACAGCACCGTCGAGGAGCTGTCCGGCGGCAACCAGCAGAAGGTCGTCGTCGGCCGCTGGCTCGCCGAACGCCCCCGTGTCCTCATCCTGGACGAGCCGTTCCGAGGGGTGGACATCGGGGCCCGGCGCGACATCGGCCGGCGCGCCCGCGCCCTTGCGGCGGAGGGCGCGGCGGTATTGGTCCTCTCGGCCGACGTGGACGAGGTCCTGGAGGTCGCCGACCGGGTCGTTGTCCTGGCGGCCGGTGAGATCCATCTCGACGCGTACGGCGAGGACGCGGAACGCGACCTGGTCATCCGGACGATCTCGGCGTCGGTCTGATGAGGGGCGTTCCGCGTGGTGGGCGGTTCTTCGGCTGCGGGCCGGTGGGGGCCGGTCGCGCCGTTCCCCGCGCCCCTGAAGGGGCGCGACTCCGCAGCCGCCGGACAGAGCCGGACCGCCGGACAGAGCCGGACCGCCGGACAGAGCCGGACCGCCGGACAGAGCCGGACCGCCGGACAGCGCCCGCCCGTCAGGCAACCTCGCTCCGCCACCCCCCGCCCGCCGCCCGGCTCGCACCGGCTCCACCGCTCGCCACCTCAGGAAGCAGCACCCCATGACCACCACCCAGAGCGCCCCCGCGAAGACGGCGACCCCGTCCACGCCGGTCGCGGCCGGTCCGCGGATCCAGAACGCGGTCATCAAGTACGGCTTCATCTTCGTGACCGTCACGCTCTTCACGTACTTCGCGCTGAGCGAGCCGTCGTTCCGTGATTCGGCGACCCTCCTCGACACCCTCCGGTACGTCTCCGTCGCCGCGATCCTCGGCCTCGGCGTCACGCTCACCATGGCTGTCGGCGGGATGGACATGTCCGTCGGCGCGGTGGCCGGGCTCGGCGTGACCGTCGCCGCGAAGACGATGGTCACGTACAACCAGGTCGGAGTCGTGGCGATCATCGCGGTGATCGTGGCGGGCGCCCTGGCCGGTCTCCTCAACGCCCTGCTCATCGTGGTCCTCAAGATCCCCGACATGCTGGCCACGCTGGGCACCATGTTCGTCATCCAGGGCACCAAACTCATCCTGGTCGACGGCCAGTCGATCACCCCGGGCATGACCCAGTCCGACGGCACGACGGCCCCCGGCCGGTTCACCGAGGGCTTCCTGCGCATCGACCGGGGCACGATCCTCGGCATCCCCGTCTCCGTGGTCATCTTCGGCGCCCTCACCGTCATCGCCTGGGTCTTCCTGGCCCGCACCCGCTGGGGCCGCGTGCTGTACGCGATCGGCGCCAATCCCGAGGCCTCCCGCCTGGCAGGCATCCGCGTGGGCGCGTATCGGGCCCTGGCGTACGTCCTTTCCGGCGTCCTGGCGTCGATCGGCGGCCTGATCCTGGCGGCGCGCATCGGCCAGGGCGACGTCTCCGCGGGCACCTCGCAACTCCTCGAAGCGGTCGCCGTCGCCCTGGTCGGC
The DNA window shown above is from Streptomyces sp. NBC_01451 and carries:
- a CDS encoding sugar ABC transporter ATP-binding protein, which codes for MSPTETPAEASDPLGASPAVVLRDVSMAFGGRTVLESVSLDIAPGSVVALLGANGAGKSTLIKILSGVHTDHGGEVTVNGVPAALQSPLAARQLGIQTVHQRIGEGIVPGLTVAENLVFEELAQARGNPFLNGRRVLARAREIQSALDLGWSDALLKRDVTELGISDRQLLILARALATRPRLLVLDEPTSALSAAEAERLFALVERMREDGIAVLYVSHRLGEIDALADRLVVLRDGRLTEDQVKPFDWDSALRAMLAQAQEATTARPQREGEQGETLLSLRGVRLLEGRTPQDLNLRAGEVTGIVGLLGAGKTELARGLFGAEPFTTGAVELDGKAYEPRRPADAIRAGIHLVPEDRHADALVPGWSLAQNISLPFLKSLSTAGLVNRSKEDALGRDTIEALGVVARDEHSTVEELSGGNQQKVVVGRWLAERPRVLILDEPFRGVDIGARRDIGRRARALAAEGAAVLVLSADVDEVLEVADRVVVLAAGEIHLDAYGEDAERDLVIRTISASV
- a CDS encoding ABC transporter permease — translated: MTTTQSAPAKTATPSTPVAAGPRIQNAVIKYGFIFVTVTLFTYFALSEPSFRDSATLLDTLRYVSVAAILGLGVTLTMAVGGMDMSVGAVAGLGVTVAAKTMVTYNQVGVVAIIAVIVAGALAGLLNALLIVVLKIPDMLATLGTMFVIQGTKLILVDGQSITPGMTQSDGTTAPGRFTEGFLRIDRGTILGIPVSVVIFGALTVIAWVFLARTRWGRVLYAIGANPEASRLAGIRVGAYRALAYVLSGVLASIGGLILAARIGQGDVSAGTSQLLEAVAVALVGTSVLGRGRPNVWGTALGAVLIGIITTGLTIKGLPYYTQDVVEGAVLILALVFSFTLSKRRTA